The DNA sequence GGTGCGGGCGAGCGGATGCCCGAGCGGGTCGACGACCATGAGCTCGGCGTCGGGCAGCGTGTCGAGCGCGTGCCGCACGGCGGCCGCCCAGCGCGCGCGCGGCACGTGGCGCAGGTCGGGGATGCCGGGGCCGAGGTCGAACCTCGGTCGGCGGTACTCGCCGCGGAGCGGCCCGGTCGTGCGGGCGGGCGGCGCAGCAGACGGAACCTGCAGCGCATGCTCGGGCACGCGCGTGCCCGAGCCGACGACGGCCTCGAGGAAGCCCTCGGCCACGAGCTGGCCGTACGTCTCGGTGACGACCCAGCGCGAGACGCCGAGCGTCTCGGCGAGCACACGGCTCGGCGGGAGCGCCGATCCGGCCGGCACCACGCCGGCGTGCACGGCATCGCGGATGGCTCGCTCGAGGCGGTCCCGCAGTGGAGCCGGCCCGTCGCCGAGGGGCAGCAGCGTCTCCCAGGCGAGTGCGGGGCCCGTGCGGGGTGCGTCGTGTCGAGGCATCCGTTCGCCCTCTCATGGTGGCCGCGAGGCGTGATAGGCCCGAGGCCGGTCAGGATTGGTCTGGTGCAGGCGTCTGCATTTGGAGTGTATGCCCGAACCGATGGACTCGTAGCGTCGAACCTGTCAGGGCGCCCGGCGCCACGCACCCACTCGGAGGACCCCATGCGATACCGCACCATCGGCAACGGCCGAACCGGCTTCGACGTCTCGACCATCTGCCTCGGCACCATGTACATGGGCACGAAGGTCGACGAGGCGACCTCGTTCGCGATCCTCGACCGCTTCGTCGAGGCCGGCGGCACCTTCATCGACACGGCGAACAACTACAACCACTGGGGTCTCGGGCACGGCCGGGACAGCGAGGACGTCATCGGCCGCTGGCTCGCGAGTCGAGGCCGCCCGGACGGGCTCCGCATCGCGACCAAGGTCGGCGCCGGCAAGGCCGACCCGAACCTGCCCCTCTCGAACACGCCGCCCACGAACTTCGAGGGGCTCGGCGCCGTCGTCGTCGATCGCGAGGTGCGCGAGAGCGCACGGCACCTCGGCGTCGAGCGCATCGACGTGGTCTACGGGCACGTCGACGATCTCGAGACGCCGCTCGCCGAGACCGTCGGGGCGTTCGGGGCCCTGCAGGACGAGGGCCTCATCGGGATCTCGGGCATCTCGAACGTCGCGCTGTGGCGCGTGGTCGAGGCGCGCGAGGAGGCGCTCCGGCAGGGCGTCGCCCCGTACGGCGTCGTGCAGCAGCAGTACAGCTACATCCACCCGGCGCCGAAGCTCGGCCGCCACAACTTCGCGACACCCGAGCTGCTCTCGTACGCGGCATCCACCGGGGTCGACGGCCGGCCGCCGCTCGCGGTGACCGTGTACTCGCCGCTGCACCAGGGCGCGCTCACGCGCACCGACAAGACACTCTGGGGCGGGGTCGACCACCCGACCACGCGCGAGCGGCTCCGCCGGCTGCACGAGGTGGCGCGCGAGGCGGGCGCCACCCCGAACCAGGTCGCGCTCGCGTGGATGATCGGCAGCGAGATGCCCGTGATCCCCGTCACCGGGCCGTCGAGCATCGCGCAGCTCGAGGAGGTGCTCGGCGCCGCGGACCTCGATCTCGACCCGGTGCTGCGAGCTCGGCTCGACGCCGAGCCCGAGGCTGCGCCGGCTCCGGGCCTCGACTCGGCCGAGGCTGCAGAGGTGGCAGACACCGCAGCCGCCTGAGCCCGAACGCGATGTCCGCCGGCCGGGCCGACCTGCGGCGTCGATGACGTCGTGTGTCGGCCCGGCCGGCCCGTTCGCGCGCCGTCGCCGCGTCACGGCGCGTCACGAACCGGCGGTGGAACCCCCGGAATCGGTCCCGCGTGACCTCGATTGACCTGTCGTGACCGAGCGTGACCCGCATGACGGGCGAGGCTCGCGGGGGCCCGGGGCTGTGGGTAACGTCAGCGCGACCCGAGCCGGACCCCGGCTCGCCCCGAGCCGGACCCCGGCTCGCCCCGAGCCGATGACCCCCCGAGGAGCACACGACATGACCGCACGACGACCACTGGCGCTCGCGATGACCGCAGCGGCCGCCATCACCGCACTCGGCCTCGCCGGCTGCGCGACCACGCCCGCCGCGAACGGCGGAGAGCGCGTCGAGGGCGGCACCATCGTCTACGGCCACCAGCAGGAACCCGCGTGCGTGTTCGGCGGCTGGATCGAGCAGGCCTACCTGAGCTACAACGTGCTCGACAGCCTGGTCTCGCTCGACGAGAACCACGAGGTCGTGCCCTGGCTCGCCGAGGAGTGGAGCGTCTCGGACGACGGCCTGCACTGGACCTTCCAGCTCAAGCCCGACGTGAAGTTCACCGACGGCAGCGACCTGACCGCCGAGGTCGTCGCCTACAACTTCGACTACTGGGTCAATGAGGGCGGCAACAGCACGGCCCTCGCCTGGCTCGGCGGCTACTACGAGTCGGCCGAGGCGGTCGACGACCTCACCGTGCAGGTCGACCTCTCGCAGCCGTACCCGCGACTGGCCGACAACCTCACGCAGGGCTACTTCGGCATCCAGTCGCAGGAGGCGCTCGAGACCCGCACCGACGAGGAGAACTGCGAGGCCCCGATCGGATCGGGCGCCTTCGTCGTCGACCACTGGGACCGCGGCCAGGAGATCGTGCTCACGCGCAACGACGACTACACGAGCCCGCCCGCGAACGCGGAGCACACCGGCGCCGCGTACGTCGACGAGGTGCAGTGGAAGTTCATCTCCGACGCCACCACGCGCGTCGCGGCGCTGAAGAGCGGCGAGCTGAACGCCATCTACGACGTGCCCGCCGTGCAGTGGGAGAGCACGAAGGATGCCGGCTTCCAGCTCGAGAAGTACATCACCCCGGGCCGACCCCAGCAGCTCACCTTCAACACCGCACAGGGCGTCTTCACCGACGAGAAGGTGCGCCAGGCGTTCGCGTACGCGCTCGACCGCGAGCAGATCGTCGAGTCGATCGGCCACGGCGTGATCCCCTACGAGGGCAACGGCGGAGTCAGCCAGACCACTCCGGGCTACAGCCAGAAGGCCGCCGACTGGTACACCCAGGACCTCGACAAGTCCGCCGAACTGCTCGACGAGGCCGGCTACACCGAGACGGATGCCGACGGCTTCCGCTCGAAGGACGGCGAGACGCTCGCCGTGACGCTGCCCTACTTCGCGGGCTCGATCATCAACGCAGACGGTGCGTCGATCCTGCAGGGCGTGCAGGAGCAGGCCAAGCAGGCCGGCTTCAAGGTCGACCTCATCCCAGTGCCGCAGGCCGAGGCCTTCGCCGGTGCCTACAGCAAGCCCGACGAGCGCGACATCTACCCCGGCTACTGGACCGCGGTGACCAGCGGCATCCTGCAGATCAACTGGGGCGCCGGAGCCGACGGCAACCCGAACTACTGGAACGCCTCGTTCACCGACTACCCCGAGCTCCAGGCCATCATCCTCGAGGCCAACTCCGAGCCCGACGTCGACCAGCAGAACGCGCTCTACGAGCAGGCCCAGGAGTACATCGCCGAGCACGCACTGTCCATCGGCGTCTACGACCGCCTCTCCACGCTCGCCGTCTCGCCCACCTTGAGGGGCGTCTGGCAGGAGAACGCACAGGGAGGACCGACCTTCTATGA is a window from the Agromyces sp. CF514 genome containing:
- a CDS encoding aldo/keto reductase, with amino-acid sequence MRYRTIGNGRTGFDVSTICLGTMYMGTKVDEATSFAILDRFVEAGGTFIDTANNYNHWGLGHGRDSEDVIGRWLASRGRPDGLRIATKVGAGKADPNLPLSNTPPTNFEGLGAVVVDREVRESARHLGVERIDVVYGHVDDLETPLAETVGAFGALQDEGLIGISGISNVALWRVVEAREEALRQGVAPYGVVQQQYSYIHPAPKLGRHNFATPELLSYAASTGVDGRPPLAVTVYSPLHQGALTRTDKTLWGGVDHPTTRERLRRLHEVAREAGATPNQVALAWMIGSEMPVIPVTGPSSIAQLEEVLGAADLDLDPVLRARLDAEPEAAPAPGLDSAEAAEVADTAAA
- a CDS encoding ABC transporter substrate-binding protein produces the protein MTARRPLALAMTAAAAITALGLAGCATTPAANGGERVEGGTIVYGHQQEPACVFGGWIEQAYLSYNVLDSLVSLDENHEVVPWLAEEWSVSDDGLHWTFQLKPDVKFTDGSDLTAEVVAYNFDYWVNEGGNSTALAWLGGYYESAEAVDDLTVQVDLSQPYPRLADNLTQGYFGIQSQEALETRTDEENCEAPIGSGAFVVDHWDRGQEIVLTRNDDYTSPPANAEHTGAAYVDEVQWKFISDATTRVAALKSGELNAIYDVPAVQWESTKDAGFQLEKYITPGRPQQLTFNTAQGVFTDEKVRQAFAYALDREQIVESIGHGVIPYEGNGGVSQTTPGYSQKAADWYTQDLDKSAELLDEAGYTETDADGFRSKDGETLAVTLPYFAGSIINADGASILQGVQEQAKQAGFKVDLIPVPQAEAFAGAYSKPDERDIYPGYWTAVTSGILQINWGAGADGNPNYWNASFTDYPELQAIILEANSEPDVDQQNALYEQAQEYIAEHALSIGVYDRLSTLAVSPTLRGVWQENAQGGPTFYDAYFVE